A window of the Mucilaginibacter sp. cycad4 genome harbors these coding sequences:
- a CDS encoding TonB-dependent receptor, with product MKKLTVLFIALLYTTISYAQNTFKAIVKDGKTKEPLIGATALMPATGKGAAADTGGMIILNNVPDGKQVIRYSFIGYQTRTDTVIFPLNQQAPVLVFLQPEKEEGENLAEVVIGATRSSRTIANIPTRVEVISGEELDEKGNMKPGDIRMLLAESTGIQTQQTSATSGNSSIRIQGLDGKYTQIIRDGFPLYSGFSGGLGLLQIAPLDLKQVEVIKGSSSTLYGGGAIAGLVNLVSKTPTDERQLNFLLNGTSALGLDASGFYSQKFKDIGVTMYAAYNHGTAYDPSDIGLSAIPRFNRYTFNPKLFFYFNDRTKLIAGINSTIENRIGGDMQYLKGRGDEQHSYFEENKTGRYSSQLELDHTINDKEKLTVKNSVSYFDRSINLSAYKFSGSQVSSYSEANYAYNSSRTDWVVGINYLTDKFTEDKNSAFALRSYSYNTFGAFVQNTWNATGKFTLESGLRGDHHSKYGFFLLPRISGLYKINAHFSTRLGGGLGYKAPTVFTEDAERVEFRNVLPIDVANTKAERSYGANYDITYKTGLFDNMMSLSINQLFFYTRIERPILLTTLSDGNLQYLQPPGDLNTKGIETNIKLTYNNFKLFIGYTLADVTQHTGNKVTNYPLVSRNRLNNVLVYEIEGKLKLGAEAYYFSPQRLNDGSVGRGYWTAGFMAEKMWKHFSLFVNFENLTDTRQTKFGPIYTGSITDPTFKDIYAPLDGFVVNGGIKLKL from the coding sequence ATGAAAAAACTAACTGTGCTTTTTATTGCACTACTTTATACTACTATATCATACGCTCAAAATACATTTAAGGCCATTGTTAAAGATGGAAAGACAAAAGAACCATTAATTGGCGCTACTGCTTTAATGCCTGCAACGGGTAAAGGCGCCGCTGCCGACACGGGCGGGATGATAATACTTAACAATGTTCCCGATGGTAAACAGGTTATCCGTTATAGTTTTATCGGATATCAAACCCGGACAGATACAGTTATTTTCCCTCTAAACCAACAGGCCCCTGTACTTGTTTTTTTACAGCCCGAAAAGGAAGAAGGCGAAAACCTTGCCGAGGTTGTGATAGGCGCCACCCGCAGCAGCCGTACCATAGCAAACATCCCTACAAGGGTTGAGGTGATCTCGGGCGAGGAACTGGACGAAAAAGGAAATATGAAGCCCGGAGATATCCGTATGCTGCTGGCCGAAAGTACGGGCATCCAAACACAGCAAACATCGGCGACCAGCGGCAATTCCAGTATCCGCATCCAGGGCCTGGACGGTAAATACACACAGATCATTCGCGATGGTTTTCCGCTGTATTCTGGTTTTTCGGGTGGACTTGGTTTATTGCAGATAGCTCCGCTTGACCTGAAGCAGGTTGAGGTAATTAAAGGTTCATCATCAACACTTTATGGTGGCGGCGCAATTGCTGGGCTGGTAAACCTAGTATCTAAAACACCAACCGACGAGCGACAATTAAATTTCCTTTTAAATGGAACATCGGCTTTGGGACTTGATGCCAGCGGGTTTTATTCGCAAAAGTTTAAAGATATAGGCGTAACTATGTATGCGGCCTATAACCATGGCACGGCCTATGATCCTTCAGATATTGGTTTATCTGCCATTCCCCGGTTTAATCGCTATACTTTTAATCCCAAGTTGTTTTTTTACTTTAATGACCGTACAAAACTGATAGCGGGCATAAACTCAACTATCGAAAACAGGATTGGCGGTGATATGCAATATCTTAAAGGCCGGGGCGATGAACAGCATTCCTATTTTGAGGAAAACAAAACCGGTCGTTACAGTTCTCAATTGGAACTTGACCATACTATCAATGATAAGGAGAAACTTACAGTTAAAAACAGTGTAAGCTATTTTGACCGAAGCATTAACCTGTCCGCTTACAAGTTTTCGGGTTCGCAGGTTTCATCTTACAGCGAGGCTAATTACGCGTATAACAGCAGTAGAACCGATTGGGTTGTAGGGATAAATTACCTTACCGATAAGTTTACCGAAGATAAAAACAGCGCTTTTGCCCTGCGAAGCTATAGTTACAACACATTTGGTGCCTTTGTACAAAATACCTGGAATGCTACCGGTAAGTTTACCCTTGAATCGGGGTTGAGGGGAGATCACCATAGCAAATACGGCTTCTTTTTACTGCCGAGAATCTCCGGCCTGTACAAGATAAATGCTCATTTTTCGACCCGTTTGGGCGGGGGCCTTGGCTATAAAGCGCCAACTGTATTTACCGAGGATGCTGAGCGTGTTGAGTTTAGGAATGTATTGCCGATAGATGTAGCCAATACCAAAGCCGAAAGATCATACGGTGCCAATTATGATATTACTTATAAAACCGGTTTGTTTGATAACATGATGAGCCTGAGCATTAACCAGCTTTTCTTTTATACCCGTATTGAAAGGCCTATTTTGTTAACTACCCTAAGTGATGGCAATTTACAATACCTGCAGCCTCCCGGCGATTTGAATACCAAGGGCATCGAAACCAATATTAAGCTAACCTATAACAATTTTAAGCTGTTTATTGGTTATACCCTGGCCGATGTTACCCAGCATACCGGCAACAAAGTAACAAACTATCCGCTTGTATCCCGTAACAGGCTTAACAATGTGCTGGTTTATGAAATAGAGGGCAAGTTAAAACTTGGGGCCGAAGCATATTATTTCAGTCCGCAGCGTTTGAATGACGGATCGGTCGGTCGGGGATATTGGACAGCAGGTTTCATGGCCGAAAAGATGTGGAAGCACTTTTCGCTGTTTGTAAACTTCGAGAACCTGACTGATACCCGCCAAACTAAGTTCGGCCCGATATACACCGGCAGCATTACCGACCCGACATTTAAAGATATTTATGCCCCGCTGGATGGTTTTGTGGTTAACGGCGGCATAAAACTCAAATTGTAG
- a CDS encoding FecR family protein, producing MKEPIRIDLLEKYIKGDCTEAEIALIRQWYFSFERENDHVSDLSPTDEKQLEENIYFRIISNLDLVNRPVSEEQPKIVSFRKWYTVAVAAVVVFALSAIAVIYTQKTKDQHLAASAISDVHLFNISNNTGHIYKVTLPDSSAVWLNPSAKISYPNLFAPDSRQVSISGECFFEVTKNPQRPFIISSRSIVTKVWGTSFLVRDNERSNVADVSVLTGKVSVSVKTKGSNNAITTKLTEDEVMIYPHQKAVYLNDKHTLTSQAVEVRSTVKQYQRTHLVFDNKPLKEIIPVLDSSFNVNIKVSSEKLNHYILNADFDGFNLPDVLNALKKSLNIDYAIVNNHIELK from the coding sequence ATGAAAGAACCTATACGCATTGATTTGCTCGAGAAATACATCAAAGGCGATTGCACCGAGGCCGAAATAGCTTTAATAAGGCAATGGTATTTCAGCTTTGAGCGTGAAAATGATCATGTTTCGGACCTGTCACCTACCGACGAGAAGCAACTGGAAGAAAATATCTACTTCCGTATTATTAGCAATCTTGATCTTGTGAATCGGCCGGTATCTGAAGAACAACCAAAAATTGTGTCGTTCCGCAAATGGTATACCGTAGCTGTTGCGGCTGTAGTTGTATTTGCTCTATCTGCTATAGCGGTTATTTATACCCAAAAAACAAAAGATCAGCATCTGGCAGCATCAGCGATAAGCGATGTACACCTGTTTAACATTAGCAATAATACGGGTCATATTTATAAAGTTACCTTGCCGGATAGCAGCGCGGTTTGGCTCAATCCATCGGCAAAGATCAGCTATCCTAACCTGTTTGCTCCCGATTCGAGGCAGGTGAGCATATCAGGCGAGTGCTTTTTTGAGGTGACCAAAAACCCTCAGCGCCCTTTTATTATCAGCAGCCGTTCCATAGTTACCAAAGTTTGGGGTACCAGTTTCCTGGTGCGCGACAATGAGCGGAGTAACGTAGCCGATGTATCTGTATTAACAGGTAAGGTTTCGGTAAGTGTTAAAACTAAAGGTAGTAACAATGCCATTACAACAAAGCTTACCGAAGATGAGGTGATGATCTATCCGCATCAAAAGGCGGTTTATCTGAATGATAAGCATACACTGACATCACAGGCGGTTGAAGTGAGATCAACGGTGAAACAGTACCAGCGCACGCATCTCGTGTTTGATAACAAGCCGCTTAAGGAGATCATCCCTGTACTTGATTCGAGCTTTAATGTAAATATCAAGGTAAGCAGCGAAAAGCTAAACCATTACATCCTGAACGCCGATTTTGATGGGTTTAACTTACCCGATGTGCTTAACGCGCTGAAAAAATCGCTCAATATTGATTACGCTATAGTAAATAACCATATAGAACTTAAATAA
- a CDS encoding TonB-dependent receptor encodes MKITFSQILIAIMVSSIAYSSPIKAQGILNKKVNVTLSNTTMLEALQYLQKNNNVKFIYSTSSLDADKHFSLNINNQTLKTVLDQVFKDNGINYDVMNDRVVLEKKAATVPAINPAEPGVVITEQVAANVTITGKVTDNTGQPVPGATVTEKGTTNGITTGVDGGYKLSVAGPASVIVVQFIGYAKQEIVVGNQTVINVVLTEDIKTINEVVVVGYGTQKRTTVTGAISSVKASDLQDQQVTRVDDALKGRVTGVSVVQSSGSPGSSPQIRVRGVTSRQNSDPLYVIDGIVVDNGGLDNINPNDVESIDVLKDASAAIYGSRSSNGVIIVTTKKGKKGDAQITYNGYVGIQSPVSKPKLTNATQYATLRNESLTNDGKAAPFANPSSYGTGTNWQNEIFEGNAIIHNHNLSISGASDKANYYTSFGYLDQQGVVMPSISGYKKFNFTVNTSYKLKKWLTVGENFTYAYSKNKAFGNTNSVFGGPLSSALNLDPITPVTVNNVSAQPNQGDYANANIIRNAQGLPYGISGYVGQEITNPFAYAQTITGNYNDATNLLGSAFVEVEPIRGLKIRSQISAKQAYYGSDAFTPLYYLNSSTSNTTTSQVTAYNRNLTWNWDNTATYTRSFGKHNLTALVGTSAQKTTSSGLQGTFLGEPVGSLDDASINFALPAANRIAASALGLDAVQPHTLASYFGRVTYDYDQKYLFSGIIRRDGSSKFGSNNIYGVFPAGQIGYVMSREDWFPKNSFVDFFKLRASYGSVGNEMALQPFRYAATIGSGRNAVFGDQVYIGYSPNAPANPNLKWEETHTTDIGFDATLLNNLSVTVDVYRKLTKGMLQQVSLPSYAGFSDQPYDNVGDMENKGIELSLGYNNKIGDFSYNVGGNISYNKNTVLSLGNQIDHFTLGTVQSSTYEIGRVTPGQPLGEFYGFKELGVFHSQAEIDSYTKNGQLIQPNAKPGDFKWQDTDGDGKITQADRQFLGNPLPTFTYGINLSANYKNFDFKLFGQGVWGNKIYQAYRRLDIPAANYPIEALNAWTTTNSSSNYPRLSDADPNNNFKNPSNFYLQNGAYFRIKTLQLGYSLPAAWLKAADVKRVRVFLSSNNLVTITGYKGYDPEISGGIDMGIYPQARTFMAGLDITL; translated from the coding sequence ATGAAGATCACTTTTAGCCAGATTCTGATAGCAATAATGGTAAGCAGCATAGCTTATTCAAGCCCGATTAAAGCTCAGGGGATCCTTAATAAAAAGGTAAATGTTACGCTCAGCAATACAACCATGCTTGAGGCTTTACAATACCTTCAAAAAAATAACAATGTAAAGTTTATTTACAGCACGAGTTCTTTAGACGCTGATAAGCACTTTTCATTAAACATCAATAACCAAACATTAAAAACCGTACTTGACCAGGTGTTTAAAGACAATGGTATCAATTACGATGTAATGAACGATAGGGTAGTACTTGAAAAAAAAGCAGCTACTGTACCTGCAATTAATCCTGCCGAACCTGGTGTTGTAATTACTGAGCAGGTTGCGGCTAACGTTACCATTACCGGTAAGGTTACCGATAATACAGGCCAGCCGGTTCCGGGAGCTACAGTTACCGAAAAAGGTACAACAAATGGTATCACTACCGGTGTTGACGGAGGCTACAAATTATCTGTTGCAGGTCCGGCTTCGGTTATCGTCGTACAATTTATTGGTTATGCTAAACAAGAAATTGTTGTTGGCAACCAAACAGTAATCAATGTTGTATTAACTGAAGATATAAAAACAATTAACGAAGTTGTGGTTGTAGGTTATGGTACGCAAAAACGTACTACAGTTACCGGCGCTATCAGTAGTGTTAAAGCAAGCGATCTGCAGGATCAGCAGGTTACCCGTGTTGACGATGCTTTGAAAGGCCGCGTTACCGGTGTTAGTGTTGTACAAAGCTCGGGTTCGCCGGGTTCTTCACCACAAATCAGGGTTAGGGGTGTTACCTCAAGGCAAAACAGCGATCCGTTATATGTAATTGACGGTATTGTGGTTGATAACGGCGGTTTGGATAACATCAACCCGAATGATGTTGAATCGATAGATGTATTGAAGGATGCGTCTGCCGCTATTTACGGTTCCCGTTCATCAAACGGTGTAATTATCGTTACTACCAAAAAAGGTAAAAAAGGCGATGCCCAAATTACCTACAACGGTTATGTTGGCATCCAGTCGCCGGTAAGCAAGCCTAAACTAACCAATGCAACTCAGTATGCTACTTTAAGGAATGAGTCATTAACTAATGATGGTAAGGCTGCCCCTTTTGCTAATCCATCATCCTATGGCACAGGTACTAACTGGCAAAATGAGATTTTTGAAGGTAATGCCATCATTCATAACCATAACCTGAGCATCAGCGGCGCTTCTGATAAAGCTAACTATTATACCTCATTCGGTTATCTTGATCAGCAGGGTGTGGTGATGCCTTCAATTTCGGGTTATAAGAAATTTAACTTCACGGTTAATACTTCATACAAACTAAAGAAATGGCTTACCGTAGGTGAAAACTTTACCTATGCGTACAGCAAAAACAAGGCTTTCGGTAACACCAATAGTGTATTCGGTGGTCCGCTAAGCTCTGCCTTAAATCTTGACCCGATTACGCCGGTTACTGTAAACAACGTTAGCGCCCAGCCAAATCAGGGTGATTATGCTAATGCAAACATCATCCGCAATGCGCAAGGCTTACCTTACGGTATTTCAGGCTATGTGGGCCAGGAAATCACTAATCCGTTTGCCTACGCACAAACAATTACGGGTAACTATAACGATGCTACCAACCTTTTAGGTAGTGCTTTTGTTGAGGTTGAACCTATCCGCGGCTTAAAGATCCGTTCGCAGATCAGCGCTAAACAGGCTTACTATGGTTCTGATGCTTTTACGCCATTGTATTACCTTAACTCAAGTACGTCAAATACAACAACATCGCAGGTAACCGCTTATAACAGGAACCTTACCTGGAACTGGGATAACACAGCTACCTACACCCGTTCATTTGGTAAACACAACCTTACCGCTTTAGTAGGTACCAGTGCGCAAAAAACTACTTCATCAGGTTTACAGGGAACATTTTTGGGCGAGCCGGTAGGTTCACTTGACGATGCCTCTATAAACTTCGCTTTGCCGGCGGCCAACCGGATTGCAGCAAGTGCACTTGGTTTAGATGCTGTACAGCCACATACCTTGGCATCATATTTTGGCAGGGTAACTTATGACTACGATCAAAAATACCTTTTCTCAGGTATTATCCGTCGTGATGGTTCATCAAAATTTGGTAGCAACAACATTTACGGTGTATTCCCGGCCGGTCAAATCGGCTACGTAATGAGCCGTGAAGACTGGTTCCCTAAAAATTCATTTGTTGATTTCTTCAAACTGCGCGCTTCATACGGCTCGGTAGGTAACGAAATGGCGCTCCAGCCGTTCAGGTATGCTGCTACAATTGGCAGCGGCCGTAACGCAGTATTTGGTGATCAGGTTTATATCGGCTACAGTCCTAACGCGCCGGCAAACCCTAACCTGAAATGGGAAGAAACCCATACTACCGATATCGGTTTTGATGCAACCCTGTTAAACAACCTGAGCGTAACTGTTGATGTATACCGCAAGCTTACCAAAGGTATGTTACAGCAGGTATCATTGCCTTCATATGCAGGTTTCTCTGATCAGCCTTATGATAACGTAGGTGATATGGAGAATAAAGGTATTGAGTTAAGCCTTGGCTATAATAACAAGATAGGTGATTTTAGCTATAACGTAGGCGGCAATATCTCTTACAACAAAAACACTGTATTGAGCTTAGGCAACCAGATAGATCATTTTACACTTGGTACCGTACAAAGCTCAACTTATGAAATTGGCCGTGTTACTCCGGGGCAACCTTTAGGCGAATTTTATGGTTTCAAAGAACTGGGTGTATTCCATTCGCAGGCCGAAATTGATTCGTATACCAAAAATGGCCAGTTGATCCAGCCAAACGCTAAGCCAGGTGATTTTAAATGGCAGGATACCGATGGTGATGGCAAAATAACCCAGGCCGACCGCCAGTTTTTAGGTAACCCGCTGCCAACTTTCACGTATGGTATTAACCTGAGTGCCAACTACAAAAACTTTGATTTCAAACTGTTTGGACAAGGTGTTTGGGGCAACAAAATTTATCAGGCTTACCGCAGGTTAGATATACCAGCTGCCAACTATCCAATTGAAGCGCTTAACGCGTGGACAACTACCAACAGCAGCAGCAACTACCCGCGTTTAAGTGATGCCGACCCGAACAATAACTTCAAAAACCCATCAAACTTTTACCTGCAAAATGGTGCGTACTTCCGTATCAAAACTTTGCAGTTGGGTTACAGCTTACCGGCAGCATGGTTAAAAGCAGCCGATGTTAAGAGGGTTAGAGTATTCCTGAGCAGTAATAACCTGGTAACAATTACAGGTTACAAAGGATATGATCCTGAAATAAGCGGCGGTATTGATATGGGCATTTACCCTCAGGCACGCACATTTATGGCAGGTTTGGATATTACTTTATAA
- a CDS encoding RagB/SusD family nutrient uptake outer membrane protein: MKSKYYLYTGIVLLGMGTIVSCKKSFLELDPKGQFLESNYYSTPDEALTAVVAAYDPLVTETGGIDNTYSDPLGALNSASDDCYAGGGSSSDVPQWQAINNYTLTPALGPQNQFWAINFQGVNRTDVLLANLPKAVGLSADVLKRYTAEGQFLRAHYYFDLIRLFKNVPLILTTLNITNVYDQPQATPEAVYAQIETDLKAAITGLPTTVPATEGGRVTQGAAKALLGKVYLYEKKWADAAAMLQDVNTNYGYKLLPNFGDVFSPKNKFNSESIFELVHSGSQSYTWSNWNQFKSNIYTQMIGPRSYTGPVYYGGGYGFNPVTTQLATALKGDPRYGYTVVNIDSLTKATKTSYSPSYQNTGYFIQKYAPVLANKVTTGTTDLNWPNDYIEIRLADTYLMEAEAELNGGGDQGRAQTLYNAVRARVGLASKPATLQNIYDERRLELATEGHRWFDLVRWGQAPTVLASKGFKAGVNEILPIPLNETLNGTKLKQNPGY; the protein is encoded by the coding sequence ATGAAATCGAAATATTATCTATATACAGGGATTGTTTTATTGGGGATGGGTACGATAGTATCTTGTAAAAAATCATTCCTTGAGCTTGATCCTAAAGGGCAATTTTTAGAGTCAAACTATTATTCTACCCCCGATGAGGCACTTACAGCAGTTGTGGCGGCTTATGATCCGTTGGTTACAGAAACCGGCGGTATCGATAACACTTACTCTGATCCGCTTGGTGCGCTTAACTCAGCATCTGATGATTGCTATGCAGGTGGCGGCAGCTCGTCTGATGTACCTCAGTGGCAGGCAATCAATAATTACACACTTACGCCGGCATTAGGTCCGCAAAACCAGTTTTGGGCAATTAACTTTCAGGGCGTAAACCGTACGGATGTATTACTTGCAAATTTGCCAAAGGCAGTAGGTTTAAGCGCGGATGTATTGAAACGCTATACTGCCGAAGGCCAGTTTTTACGTGCGCATTATTATTTTGACCTGATAAGGTTGTTTAAAAATGTACCACTGATATTAACCACACTGAACATTACTAACGTATATGATCAGCCACAGGCAACTCCTGAAGCTGTTTATGCGCAGATTGAAACCGACCTTAAAGCGGCAATAACAGGCTTGCCAACTACTGTTCCGGCAACAGAAGGCGGTCGTGTTACGCAGGGTGCTGCCAAAGCTTTGTTGGGTAAAGTTTATCTGTATGAAAAGAAATGGGCAGACGCTGCCGCTATGCTGCAGGATGTGAATACCAACTACGGCTATAAACTGTTGCCGAATTTTGGCGATGTTTTCAGCCCTAAAAACAAGTTTAACAGTGAATCGATTTTTGAATTGGTTCACTCAGGCTCACAAAGCTATACCTGGAGCAACTGGAACCAGTTTAAATCGAACATCTACACCCAGATGATTGGTCCGCGTAGCTATACCGGCCCGGTGTATTATGGTGGGGGTTATGGTTTTAATCCGGTAACAACCCAACTGGCTACCGCTTTAAAAGGCGATCCGCGTTATGGTTATACCGTTGTTAACATTGACAGTTTAACTAAAGCTACCAAAACCAGTTATTCACCAAGCTACCAAAATACAGGTTATTTTATTCAGAAGTATGCACCTGTATTGGCTAATAAAGTTACCACAGGTACTACAGATTTGAACTGGCCTAACGATTACATCGAGATCCGTTTGGCTGATACCTACCTGATGGAGGCCGAAGCCGAATTGAACGGCGGCGGTGATCAGGGCCGTGCACAAACATTGTACAATGCAGTGCGTGCCCGTGTTGGTTTAGCTTCAAAACCTGCTACGCTTCAAAATATCTATGATGAGCGCAGACTTGAGCTGGCTACCGAAGGCCATCGTTGGTTTGACCTTGTACGCTGGGGACAAGCACCAACCGTGCTTGCATCTAAAGGCTTTAAAGCAGGTGTTAATGAGATTTTACCAATCCCGTTAAATGAAACACTTAACGGTACCAAGCTTAAACAAAATCCGGGTTATTAA
- a CDS encoding cytochrome c3 family protein: MLKQRTFFLALLLLIPLSFLLVQCLSDKPQDPRAEIFAGSASCEKCHKDVYDSYLHTAHYLSSRPTTPDIVHGSFDPHSNTLQYADGAVVKMEKRNGELYQVSYANGKEALAHKMDITFGVNKAQTYMYWQGKQLLELPVSYFSAVHGWANSPGYDGDKPDFNRPILQRCFECHASFVRQASPQNVDMQNRKVEFEPASVIYGIDCERCHGPAANHVNYHEAYPEEKQAKYIIRFVSLTRAQKMDACGVCHSSSKQAFQISTFKFKMGDTLARFKEPDYLNIQTNAASLDVHGNQNGLLTASKCYIMSNMDCSTCHNTHVNNGGNLALYSKKCMTCHTESNHNFCKVAPKLSAMMQNNCIDCHMPLKPSNTIAVNDTANKKSSPYMVRTHRIAIYPNETKKILAFLQAAGK, encoded by the coding sequence ATGCTTAAGCAGCGCACATTCTTTTTGGCTTTATTGTTACTGATACCATTGAGCTTTTTGTTGGTACAATGCCTGAGCGATAAGCCGCAGGACCCGCGAGCCGAGATCTTTGCCGGGTCAGCAAGTTGTGAAAAATGCCATAAGGATGTTTACGACAGTTACCTGCATACAGCACACTACCTTTCATCACGACCAACAACACCTGATATTGTACACGGGAGTTTTGATCCACACAGTAACACTCTGCAATATGCAGATGGTGCTGTAGTTAAAATGGAGAAACGCAATGGGGAACTGTACCAGGTGAGTTACGCCAATGGCAAAGAGGCCCTTGCTCATAAAATGGATATCACTTTTGGTGTAAACAAGGCCCAAACTTACATGTACTGGCAGGGTAAGCAATTGCTTGAATTGCCGGTATCTTACTTTAGTGCTGTTCATGGCTGGGCGAATAGTCCGGGTTATGATGGTGATAAACCTGATTTTAACAGACCTATTTTGCAAAGATGTTTTGAGTGCCATGCATCGTTCGTCAGGCAGGCATCGCCACAAAATGTTGATATGCAAAACCGTAAGGTTGAGTTTGAACCTGCATCTGTCATTTATGGCATTGATTGTGAACGCTGTCATGGCCCCGCTGCCAATCACGTGAATTACCACGAGGCTTATCCGGAAGAAAAGCAAGCAAAATATATTATCCGTTTTGTATCGCTTACCCGTGCTCAAAAAATGGATGCCTGCGGGGTTTGTCATTCGAGCAGTAAGCAGGCTTTCCAGATATCAACCTTTAAATTTAAAATGGGAGATACGCTTGCCCGGTTCAAGGAGCCGGATTATTTGAATATTCAAACCAACGCAGCTTCGCTTGATGTGCACGGCAACCAGAACGGTCTGCTAACCGCCAGCAAGTGTTATATAATGAGCAATATGGATTGCAGTACATGCCATAACACGCATGTAAATAATGGTGGAAACCTTGCCCTGTATTCAAAAAAATGTATGACCTGCCATACCGAATCCAATCACAATTTTTGCAAAGTAGCGCCTAAGCTAAGCGCGATGATGCAAAACAACTGTATCGATTGCCATATGCCGCTTAAGCCATCAAATACCATTGCTGTAAATGATACCGCGAATAAAAAATCATCGCCATACATGGTGCGCACTCACCGCATTGCTATCTATCCAAATGAAACTAAAAAGATATTGGCGTTTTTGCAAGCTGCCGGGAAGTAG
- a CDS encoding OsmC family peroxiredoxin — MKRTANAHWNGTLQAGQGEITTQSTVLNKTQYSFKTRFADGIGTNPEELLAAAHAGCFTMAVGAALTQAGFTPNDLTTDAILDLDMQALEVTGIHLEIKGSAIDGVSEEQFKEIAEGAKANCIISKALSVPITLSVTYA, encoded by the coding sequence ATGAAACGTACAGCAAACGCCCATTGGAACGGTACATTACAGGCAGGCCAGGGAGAGATCACTACCCAGAGCACCGTATTAAACAAAACCCAGTATTCATTTAAAACCCGCTTTGCCGATGGTATTGGCACCAACCCGGAAGAATTATTAGCTGCCGCTCACGCAGGCTGTTTTACTATGGCTGTTGGCGCTGCTTTAACCCAGGCAGGTTTTACCCCTAACGATTTAACCACCGATGCAATCCTTGACCTTGATATGCAAGCCTTAGAGGTTACAGGCATCCATTTAGAAATAAAAGGATCAGCAATTGATGGTGTTTCTGAAGAACAATTTAAAGAAATTGCCGAAGGCGCCAAAGCTAACTGCATTATTTCAAAAGCGCTGAGCGTGCCAATTACTTTAAGTGTTACTTACGCTTAA
- a CDS encoding NADH:flavin oxidoreductase/NADH oxidase — protein MSTLFSPLKIKNIELKNRIVVSPMCEYSSQDGFANDWHLVHLGSFATGGAGLIITEAAAVSPEGRITFADLGLYKDEHIEKLKQITDFIKAQGAVPGTQLAHAGRKASHQEPWNGGKQIPADQPNGWQSVSASAVPFAENEEPPVALDKAGIEKVKADFKAAAVRAVAAGFQVIELHGAHGYLINQFLSPFSNQRTDEYGGSFENRIRLPLEIIEGIKEVWPEENLLFVRISATEWVEGGWTAGDSVALANILKGKGVDLIDCSTGGNIPNVKIPLTPGYQVEFAEKVKKESGILTGTVGLITKSDQANEIIENERADLVFFAREMLRDPHFALRAAHELGEEIKWPVQYERAKWH, from the coding sequence ATGTCTACATTATTTTCTCCGCTTAAAATAAAAAACATCGAACTAAAAAACCGCATCGTAGTATCGCCTATGTGCGAGTATTCAAGCCAGGATGGCTTTGCTAACGACTGGCACCTGGTACACCTTGGCAGCTTTGCGACAGGCGGCGCAGGACTAATCATTACCGAAGCCGCAGCAGTATCACCCGAAGGACGCATTACCTTTGCCGATCTGGGTTTGTATAAAGACGAGCACATCGAAAAACTAAAACAGATCACTGATTTCATCAAAGCGCAGGGCGCTGTTCCCGGTACGCAGCTGGCGCATGCAGGGCGTAAGGCAAGTCACCAGGAACCATGGAACGGCGGCAAACAGATCCCTGCCGATCAGCCAAATGGCTGGCAAAGCGTTTCGGCAAGCGCTGTTCCTTTTGCTGAAAATGAAGAACCACCTGTAGCTTTAGATAAAGCAGGAATCGAAAAAGTGAAAGCAGATTTTAAAGCTGCTGCCGTAAGGGCTGTTGCTGCCGGTTTCCAGGTAATAGAGCTGCATGGAGCCCACGGTTACCTGATCAACCAGTTTCTTTCACCATTCAGTAACCAACGTACAGATGAATATGGCGGCAGTTTTGAAAACCGCATTCGCTTGCCCCTCGAAATAATTGAAGGTATTAAAGAAGTTTGGCCTGAAGAGAACCTGCTGTTTGTACGGATCTCGGCAACCGAATGGGTAGAAGGCGGCTGGACAGCCGGTGACTCTGTTGCTTTAGCCAATATTTTAAAAGGTAAAGGTGTTGATTTGATTGACTGCTCAACGGGCGGCAACATACCAAATGTTAAAATCCCATTAACGCCAGGTTATCAAGTTGAATTTGCCGAAAAAGTTAAAAAAGAAAGCGGTATACTTACAGGTACGGTAGGTTTGATCACCAAATCGGACCAGGCTAATGAAATTATAGAAAACGAACGCGCCGATCTTGTGTTTTTTGCAAGAGAAATGCTTCGTGATCCGCATTTTGCACTACGCGCCGCACATGAACTTGGCGAGGAAATAAAATGGCCGGTACAGTATGAACGGGCTAAATGGCATTAA